A genomic segment from Fusarium fujikuroi IMI 58289 draft genome, chromosome FFUJ_chr04 encodes:
- a CDS encoding probable METHIONYL-TRNA SYNTHETASE, mitochondrial — translation MRAFRFQLLQGARQIQSRLARQSNLSRLGCRAYAPTSQWRRSNSTESTGKEKPFYVTTPIFYVNAAPHIGHLYTMVLADVIKRWKQISGHEAYLATGTDEHGMKIQQAALGVEIPPKEFCDNNAHKFKDLAEHANISHDFFIRTTDQEHKDVVQQFWLLLKARAPEGLGLYKGKHEGWYCVSDECFYPEDLVQSSISPQTGRKIMVSKESGNKVEWVREDTWFFPLSKYKEKLLQFYDENPNWIQPADRMNEVRNWVQDHLEDLSVTRPAKRLSWGVKDPEDPDNTIYVWVDALVNYLTTSGFGTKWQVGDKDTGIWPADMHVVGKDIIRFHAIYWPALLMAAGLPLPKKILCHNHWTMSNRKMSKSVGNVVNPFFAVQRWGLDALRYFLMRNGNYKSDSDYANESIAAIYEKDLQANIGNLFNRIARVRKVAWSTIEAVEFAKAGRFENLGEILSTSSPIFLSLEKSLQSLPEEIRTHMDQNQVNHALQHIFWLLQDTNRFVSETEPWKIVKEQDANARTRLNWVIYRSAEALRIAGILLQPVMPEKATQLLDGLGVKPERRTVEYARPDADLDYGTEAAIVSQKPDAFGSMFPPVAGIELPDFEVVAGMEGPKNRLGRVVLAMAEEIQKAREGEKWRIEKVRQKKLRLKKEAEAKE, via the exons ATGAGGGCCTTCAGGTTTCAGTTGTTACAAGGCGCTCGCCAAATACAGTCTCGATTGGCCCGTCAATCCAACTTGAGCCGCCTAGGATGTCGAGCCTATGCGCCAACTTCACAATGGCGCCGTTCGAATAGCACTGAGTCGACAGGCAAAGAGAAGCCATTTTATGTGACAACGCCAATCTTTTATGTCAATGCTG CTCCTCATATTGGTCATCTGTACACCATGGTTCTGGCCGATGTCATTAAACGATGGAAGCAAATCAGCGGCCATGAGGCCTACCTCGCTACAGGTACAGACGAACATGGCATGAAGATTCAACAGGCAGCTTTGGGGGTAGAAATACCACCGAAGGAATTCTGTGACAATAACGCCCATAAGTTCAAAGACCTCGCCGAACATGCCAACATCTCGCACGATTTCTTCATCCGAACCACCGATCAAGAACATAAAGACGTTGTACAGCAGTTCTGGCTCCTTCTCAAGGCTCGCGCACCTGAAGGCTTGGGCCTATACAAGGGGAAGCATGAGGGATGGTACTGTGTCAGTGATGAGTGCTTCTATCCCGAAGATCTTGTCCAGTCAAGCATTTCTCCTCAGACAGGGCGCAAGATAATGGTCAGCAAAGAGTCAGGTAATAAGGTTGAATGGGTTCGGGAAGATACGTGGTTCTTCCCGCTGTCCAAGTATAAGGAGAAGTTGCTTCAGTTCTATGACGAGAACCCGAATTGGATTCAACCAGCTGATCGTATGAATGAAGTGCGCAACTGGgttcaagatcatcttgaGGATCTCTCCGTCACTCGCCCTGCGAAAAGACTGAGCTGGGGAGTCAAGGACCCCGAAGATCCCGACAATACTATCTACGTTTGGGTGGATGCTCTTGTTAACTATCTGACCACGTCTGGATTCGGCACAAAGTGGCAGGTTGGTGATAAAGATACGGGAATATGGCCAGCAGACATGCATGTGGTCGGCAAAGACATCATTCGCTTTCATGCGATCTACTGGCCTGCTCTTCTCATGGCCGCAGGCCTTCCTCTacccaagaagatcctctGCCACAACCACTGGACCATGTCGAACCGCAAAATGTCAAAATCTGTTGGCAACGTCGTCAACCCTTTCTTCGCTGTTCAGCGCTGGGGGCTCGACGCTCTGCGATATTTTCTCATGCGGAATGGTAATTACAAAAGCGACTCGGACTACGCGAACGAATCTATCGCTGCTATTTACGAGAAGGACCTTCAAGCCAATATTGGCAACCTGTTCAACCGAATTGCTCGAGTCAGGAAGGTTGCATGGAGTACAATTGAGGCAGTCGAATTTGCGAAGGCTGGGAGGTTTGAGAACCTTGGGGAGATCTTGTCTACAAGTTCTCCTATCTTTTTAAGTCTCGAGAAGAGTCTGCAAAGCCTACCGGAGGAAATTCGAACCCATATGGATCAGAATCAAGTGAACCATGCCCTACAGCATATCTTTTGGCTTCTCCAGGAC ACCAACCGCTTTGTTTCAGAAACCGAGCCATGGAAGATTGTGAAAGAGCAGGATGCGAATGCGCGAACCCGCCTCAACTGGGTCATCTACCGATCCGCCGAAGCTCTGCGAATCGCAGGAATCCTTTTACAGCCCGTCATGCCCGAAAAGGCTACGCAGCTGCTCGATGGTCTAGGTGTCAAGCCAGAGCGACGGACTGTCGAGTATGCTCGCCCTGACGCTGACCTCGATTATGGCACAGAAGCTGCAATTGTGAGTCAAAAGCCTGATGCCTTTGGTTCTATGTTCCCTCCTGTCGCGGGCATTGAGCTGCCTGATTTTGAAGTTGTGGCTGGGATGGAAGGGCCAAAGAATCGATTGGGTCGTGTGGTGTTGGCAATGGCGGAGGAGATTCAAAAGGCTCGAGAGGGGGAGAAATGGAGAATAGAGAAAGTGAGACAAAAGAAGCTGAGACTAAAGAAGGAGGCCGAGGCTAAAGAATGA
- a CDS encoding related to ribosomal protein L34, mitochondrial gives MISSITRLARPVLAKPLAQSPRTFTTLVPLRPSLTPMNGAIRRTVLPSSFTPSTATSADIVPSSAISAHPALGDMQIRCGPRNTMNGHTRLVQKRRHGFLCRKRSKTGRKILLRRKIKGRRHIAQ, from the exons ATGATTTCTTCCATCACGCGCCTCGCGCGCCCGGTTCTGGCCAAGCCCCTCGCTCAATCGCCCAG GACATTCACAACCCTCGTCCCTCTCCGACCCTCGCTCACTCCCATGAACGGCGCTATCCGACGAACAGTTCTCCCCTCAAGCTTTACGCCTTCGACAGCCACATCAGCCGATATCGTTCCTTCGAGCGCCATCTCAGCACACCCTGCCCTCGGCGATATGCAGATTCGCTGCGGACCCCGAAATACCATGAACGGACATACGAGGCTGGTTCAGAAGCGCAGACATGGATTCCTATGTCGCAAGCGAAGTAAGACGGGGAGGAAGATTCTCCTCAGAAGGAAGATTAAGGGCCGAAGGCATATCGCTCAGTAA
- a CDS encoding mevalonate kinase family protein gives MVNGLNGSHANGNGNGHGPASDSGSETSGDSSNGSARRRMKLNRKMSSPMAPPFMVSAPGKVIVFGEHSVVHGKAAIAAAISLRSYLHVTTLSKSKRTVSLRFADIGLVHTWNIDDLPWDAFQQPSKKKSYYSLVTELDPDLVAAIQPHIEVVSPNHPEEIRRVHHSSVSAFLYLFLSLGSPSFPPCLYTLRSTIPIGAGLGSSASVSVCLSAALLLQLRTLSGPHPDQPSEEARLQVERINRWAFVSEMCIHGNPSGVDNTVATQGKAVVFQRTDYSKPPTVRPLWDFPELPLLLVDTRQSKSTAHEVAKVAKLKQTHPKLVGTILDAMDKVTDAASELIHDTSFDSNSETDLSKVGELMTINHGLLVSLGVSHPRLERVRELVDHEGIGWTKLTGAGGGGCSITLLRPGVPADKLQKLEGQLESENYAKFETTLGGDGIGVLWPAVLKNGTEEDDEGGMEIDLEKFLEAEGTEGVEKLVGVHGDTGEREGWKFWRVESQ, from the exons ATGGTGAACGGGCTCAATGGCAGCCATGCCAATGGCAACGGCAATGGTCACGGCCCTGCCTCCGATTCTGGTTCCGAAACTTCTGGCGACTCTAGCAATGGCAGTGCCCGTCGTCGCATGAAGTTGAATCGCAAAATGTCTAGCCCTATGGCACCTCCTTTCATGGTATCGGCACCAGGAAAGGTCATTGTTTTCGGAGAACACTCCGTTGTTCATGGAAAG GCAGCCATTGCCGCAGCCATCTCACTGCGGTCCTACCTTCACGTCACCACCCTTTCCAAGTCGAAACGTACCGTCTCGCTCCGATTCGCTGATATCGGTCTCGTTCATACCTGGAATATCGACGACTTGCCATGGGACGCATTCCAACAACcttccaagaagaagtcaTACTACTCTCTCGTAACAGAACTCGACCCTGATCTTGTTGCGGCCATCCAACCACACATTGAAGTTGTCTCACCCAACCACCCAGAGGAGATTCGGAGAGTTCATCATAGCTCTGTCTCAGCTTTCCTCTACCTCTTCCTATCGCTAGGATCGCCATCCTTCCCTCCATGTCTATACACTCTCCGATCAACAATACCAATTGGTGCTGGGTTGGGCAGCAGCGCGTCAGTTTCAGTATGCCTTTCAgcggctcttcttcttcaactacGGACATTATCCGGCCCTCACCCAGATCAACCTTCGGAAGAAGCACGTCTTCAAGTCGAACGAATCAACAGATGGGCATTTGTGTCAGAAATGTGTATTCATGGAAATCCTTCTGGTGTGGATAATACGGTTGCGACACAAGGTAAGGCCGTGGTGTTTCAACGGACAGATTACTCCAAACCACCGACGGTTCGACCTCTGTGGGATTTCCCTGAACTgcctttgttgttggtggacACTCGACAATCCAAGTCTACCGCTCACGAGGTTGCCAAGGTCGCAAAGCTCAAACAGACCCACCCCAAGCTTGTTGGCACGATATTGGATGCGATGGACAAGGTCACGGATGCCGCTTCTGAGCTCATTCATGACACTTCTTTTGACAGCAACTCGGAGACAGATCTTAGCAAGGTGGGCGAGCTGATGACTATCAATCATGGTCTACTAGTATCACTGGGTGTTTCCCATCCACGCTTGGAACGAGTGCGGGAACTTGTCGATCATGAGGGTATTGGATGGACAAAGTTGACAggcgctggtggtggtggatgcTCAATCACTCTTTTACGACCTGGTGTACCCGCAGATAAGCTCCAAAAGCTTGAAGGGCAACTTGAGTCCGAGAATTACGCCAAATTTGAGACGACTCTTGGAGGCGACGGTATTGGCGTCCTTTGGCCAGCTGTCTTGAAGAACGGTacagaggaagatgacgagggaGGTATGGAgattgatcttgagaagttctTAGAAGCCGAGGGCACTGAGGGTGTCGAAAAGCTTGTCGGAGTACATGGCGATActggagaaagagaaggatggaAGTTCTGGCGAGTTGAAAGCCAGTAA
- a CDS encoding probable ribosomal protein L38, with protein MPQEVADIKKFIEICRRKDASSARIKKSQKTNNIKFKVRCQKHLYTLVLKDTDKAEKLKQSLPPNLQLTDVSKKAKKSA; from the exons ATGCCTCAAGAGGTCGCCGATATCAAGAAG TTCATCGAGATCTGCCGTCGGAAGGACGCCTCCT CCGCGCGGatcaagaagagccagaagaccaacaacatcaagttcaaggtcCGCTGCCAGAAGCACCTCTACACCTTGGTTCTCAAGGACACcgacaaggccgagaagctcaagcagaGCCTTCCCCCCA ACCTGCAACTCACCGATGTCTCCAAGAAGGCTAAGAAGTCCGCTTAA
- a CDS encoding probable METHIONYL-TRNA SYNTHETASE, mitochondrial, whose product MKINQNTAISTSKALLVPYEAHHVKQYHAWMQDPDIQEATASEPMTLDEEYENQQSWRTSSDKLTYIVCSPLTYDVSPVKAGTADADSLMRGDINFFLYPFESDDEDTEISAEGWVTGEVDVMIASPSHRGQGLGQAAVCALLVYIQKHLDGILSEYGAKELKGLMVKIKEGNRGSRALFEKLGFVQKGEVNYFGEILMTIEWDEILRRDWWKRAEGEFKEVKYEM is encoded by the exons ATGAAGATCAACCAAAATACAG CCATTTCAACAAGCAAAGCCTTGCTCGTTCCATATGAGGCGCATCACGTGAAGCAATACCACGCATGGATGCAAGATCCT GATATTCAAGAAGCTACAGCTTCAGAGCCTATGACTTTAGATGAGGAATATGAGAACCAGCAATCGTGGCGTACATCATCTGATAAACTCACCTATATCGTCTGCTCACCGCTCACATATGATGTATCACCTGTGAAAGCCGGCACCGCGGATGCAGACTCTCTCATGCGAGGCGACATCAATTTCTTTCTGTACCCTTTTGAatccgacgatgaagacacGGAGATAAGTGCAGAGGGCTGGGTCACAGGTGAAGTGGACGTCATGATCGCATCGCCTTCGCACCGTGGTCAAGGTTTAGGACAAGCAGCAGTTTGTGCATTGCTCGTTTATATCCAAAAGCACCTAGATGGGATACTATCAGAGTATGGAGCCAAAGAGCTGAAAGGTTTGATGGTCAAGATAAAAGAAGGGAATAGAGGCAGCAGAGCTTTATTCGAGAAGTTGGGCTTCGTGCAGAAGGGAGAGGTGAATTACTTTGGAGAGATTCTCATGACTATTGAGTGGGATGAGATTCTGAGAAGAGATTGGTGGAAGAGAGCGGAGGGGGAGTTCAAAGAAGTCAAGTATGAGAtgtga
- a CDS encoding related to geranylgeranyltransferase type I alpha subunit (RAM2), protein MPPKTKASSKAPNPEPRAAPESPPDTIAQRSQQRFFQTNPIENRRQQVGLSALTPAEKKIYAHVNLIHPAVNRRVPFSNKTEREFWKFVTKEGLPIRRLPRDYAWGKDRSGRDIGTYSPDELEQRTLKHAKLTSLQIQHRQFLKKREKQLEVTTEEIAAEKTRRKAMAALKRDLYGEITGSLAQDPEWDDVIPIPQNEPEGALAQIAYPDDYAEAVSYLRAVMAADECAPRSLRLTEHVIAMNPAHYTVWLFRFKIISVLKLSIPDEITWLNEVALSNLKNYQIWNHRQLLMDYYYPLIEEDTATVRQLARSETQFITKMLESDAKNYHVWSYRQYLVSKLYMWTMSELLSTQNHIEEDVRNNSAWSHRFYLVFSDPTASTPGSGSTEPDPRIPAETIDREINYSKEKIDLAPQNQSPWNYVFAVLAKGSRPLSSFKEFAEKFVTALGEEAEEVRSSHALDFLAKLYDEEGDKEKAKLCLRRLGEKWDPVREGYWKYRVTLLKSGQSATE, encoded by the exons atGCCACCCAAGACAAAAGCCAGCTCCAAGGCCCCGAACCCCGAGCCCAGAG CTGCTCCAGAATCCCCCCCAGACACCATCGCCCAGCGTTCGCAACAGCGTTTCTTCCAGACGAACCCTATCGAGAACCGTCGTCAGCAAGTCGGTTTATCAGCACTTACTCccgctgagaagaagatctacGCACacgtcaacctcatccatCCTGCTGTAAACCGCCGTGTACCTTTTTCCAACAAGACAGAGCGAGAGTTCTGGAAGTTTGTTACCAAAGAGGGTCTACCTATTCGCAGACTTCCCCGCGACTACGCCTGGGGAAAAGACCGTTCTGGACGAGATATCGGGACATACTCGCCCGACGAGCTTGAGCAGCGCACTCTAAAGCACGCAAAGCTCACATCGCTGCAAATACAGCACCGTCAGTTTCTCAAAAAGCGAGAGAAGCAACTCGAAGTAACCACCGAGGAAATCGCCGCTGAAAAGACGAGAAGAAAGGCTATGGCTGCGCTCAAGAGGGACTTGTACGGGGAGATCACTGGAAGTCTGGCCCAGGATCCTGAATGGGACGATGTCATCCCTATCCCGCAGAACGAGCCCGAAGGCGCCCTCGCGCAGATTGCCTATCCGGACGACTATGCCGAGG CCGTATCTTACCTCCGCGCCGTCATGGCCGCGGACGAATGCGCTCCCCGAAGTCTTCGTTTGACAGAGCACGTCATTGCCATGAATCCGGCACACTACACCGTCTGGTTGTTCCGCTTCAAGATTATCTCGGTGCTCAAGCTCAGTATTCCTGATGAGATTACATGGCTGAACGAGGTTGCCTTGAGTAATCTCAAGAACTACCAGATTTGGAACCATCGTCAGCTCCTGATGGACTACTACTATCCTCTCATCGAGGAGGATACCGCGACTGTCCGTCAACTGGCTCGCTCTGAGACACAATTCATCACAAAGATGCTGGAATCAGACGCCAAGAACTACCATGTTTGGTCGTATCGCCAGTACCTCGTCTCCAAGTTGTACATGTGGACTATGAGTGAGCTTCTTTCCACCCAAAACCACATTGAAGAGGATGTACGAAACAACTCAGCCTGGTCGCACCGCTTCTATCTTGTCTTCTCAGACCCCACAGCCTCCACCCCTGGATCAGGATCTACGGAGCCAGACCCTCGCATTCCAGCAGAGACGATCGATCGAGAGATCAACTACTCCAAAGAGAAGATTGATTTAGCGCCGCAGAACCAGTCTCCTTGGAACTATGTCTTTGCCGTTCTGGCCAAAGGCTCTCGTCCCCTATCGTCCTTTAAAGAGTTCGCCGAGAAATTTGTCACTGCACTGGGAGAGGAAGCAGAAGAGGTGCGCAGTTCACATGCGCTTGATTTCTTGGCCAAATTGTACGATGAAGAGGGTGACAAGGAAAAGGCTAAGCTTTGTCTACGACGTCTTGGAGAGAAATGGGATCCTGTACGAGAGGGATATTGGAAATACCGTGTGACACTGCTGAAGAGCGGTCAGAGCGCAACGGAGTAG
- a CDS encoding related to RBTMx2 protein, with amino-acid sequence MAGPVEVLSMHPHALDTPPRTPYKGFDSLNSGKESPRKVIGKFPTDSSLGDVFYDPSPTSISSPRPHDESNQEIMPEDPFDSQHNRILFDAIDALQSFGAGDLSIPQLIIVGGQSSGKSSLLQSLTGIPFPVDSGCCTRFPTRIVSRRTEPDSDDSFRITIDPAEVDVPGLDPASDNIKNYECSGKILTKERFAKVIDEISSEFMGLRTGLGEDRKNFVAEVLKIELSGPHRSYFSILDLPGTFQNASAVNETDQAKVEAMVKEYMNNEDNIVICVIDAPTDFDRQEILRLAKKPIKQNRFVGVFTKCDMIVSIATGNSTHSLGRLTGGWFLVRNRADKDPDSFDLSTAEKKLFSKSPWNSVSQSRLGSTAAKSYLGTLLSSKIRDCFPTLRSTIQHNLEERLYEKAMLGEPRTSHAARQQFVVATVRKYEEMAQTALDRPGFLDHSMELRREVSRLNAEFDKFMRARGGTWEFEDIDVDPRVLLDEHLTLETQARAEEKYLPARVRNVNKTKIDSSLDKAFPGLAHIQDTRNLMGAIQDKLALYQGSLLDGIINPDIYPDMYREQVKKWGHIANIHLARVAQAVSRCTASILNDVCPAESDTSTLSRELTALLEASWKESMQRTEDLCKSQCEMETKCVRLQSTGPRFGDEIHGWRILRFYEGFTSVSQDCEPGHLDLPKCFESVHPSLGKNMALDVHDVLKVYYKLSLDAFIRTINNTVIESFISGQDGPVLGLNTNRILSLSEDEMKIVGGENENTARRRKELEHDIEKLQGALTIVDRATRQTSALETN; translated from the exons atggctggacCTGTTGAAGTTCTCTCTATGCATCCCCACGCTCTTGATACTCCTCCCCGAACGCCCTACAAAGGCTTTGATAGCCTCAATTCCGGCAAGGAGAGCCCTAGAAAGGTGATTGGAAAGTTTCCAACCGATTCCAGCCTTGGAGACGTATTTTATGatccttctccaacttcaaTTTCTTCACCTCGACCTCACGATGAATCCAATCAAGAGATCATGCCTGAAGATCCCTTCGATAGCCAACACAATCGCATCCTGTTTGATGCAATTGATGCCCTGCAATCCTTTGGTGCCGGTGACTTGAGCATTCCTCAG CTCATCATTGTGGGAGGACAATCCTCGGGAAAGTCGTCTCTCCTTCAAAGCTTGACTGGAATCCCTTTCCCAGTTGACAGTGGCTGCTGTACCCGGTTCCCTACGCGCATTGTCTCTCGTCGCACAGAACCGGATAGTGACGACTCGTTCCGCATTACTATTGATCCCGCTGAAGTTGATGTTCCTGGTTTGGATCCTGCATCTGACAACATTAAGAACTATGAGTGCAGCGGCAAGATCCTGACCAAGGAGAGATTTGCCAAAGTCATTGATGAG ATATCGTCCGAATTCATGGGCCTTCGAACTGGTCTAGGAGAAGACAGAAAGAACTTCGTAGCGGAAGTCCTTAAGATCGAGCTGTCAGGCCCCCACCGCTCCTATTTCAGTATTCTTGACCTTCCGGGCACATTTCAGAATGCTTCTGCCGTTAACGAGACAGATCAAGCCAAGGTCGAGGCTATGGTCAAGGAGTACATGAACAATGAAGACAACATTGTTAT CTGCGTTATTGATGCACCTACAGACTTTGACCGACAAGAGATTTTGAGGCTGGCCAAGAAACCCATCAAGCAAAACCGCTTCGTTGGCGTTTTCACAAAATGCGATATG ATTGTATCCATCGCAACTGGTAACTCTACTCATAGCCTCGGGCGCCTAACTGGTGGCTGGTTCTTGGTTCGCAACCGAGCAGACAAAGATCCAGATTCTTTCGACCTCAGCACcgcagagaagaagctgtttAGCAAGAGCCCCTGGAACTCTGTTTCTCAAAGCCGTCTGGGCTCAACTGCAGCCAAGTCATACCTCGGTACTCTCTTGAGCTCCAAGATACGTGACTGCTTCCCAACACTCCGGAGTACAATTCAGCATAACCTCGAAGAGAGGCTATACGAGAAGGCCATGCTTGGTGAGCCTCGCACTAGCCATGCCGCAAGACAGCAATTCGTTGTTGCCACTGTCCGAAAATATGAAGAGATGGCTCAGACGGCTTTAGACCGTCCAGGATTTCTCGACCACAGCATGGAGCTTCGCAGAGAAGTCAGTCGCTTGAACGCTGAGTTTGACAAGTTCATGCGAGCACGGGGCGGTACATGGGAGTTTGAGGACATTGACGTTGATCCCCGCGTCCTGCTAGACGAACATCTTACTCTTGAGACACAGGCGAGGGCCGAAGAAAAGTATTTACCCGCGCGTGTTCGCAATGTTAATAAAACGAAGATCGATTCTTCACTTGACAAGGCATTCCCGGGCTTGGCACACATTCAAGACACAAGAAATCTTATGGGTGCCATTCAGGACAAGCTAGCGCTATATCAGGGATCTCTTCTGGATGGAATCATCAACCCTGACATCTACCCCGACATGTACCGAGAGCAAGTGAAGAAATGGGGACACATCGCGAACATCCACCTTGCGCGAGTCGCACAAGCCGTAAGTCGATGCACTGCCTCCATCCTCAACGACGTCTGCCCTGCGGAAAGTGATACGTCAACTCTGTCGAGAGAGTTGACCGCACTCTTGGAAGCTTCGTGGAAAGAATCCATGCAGAGAACGGAAGACTTATGCAAGTCTCAGTGCGAGATGGAGACAAAGTGTGTGCGACTACAATCTACTGGTCCTCGCTTTGGGGACGAGATTCACGGTTGGAGAATCCTACGATTCTATGAGGGATTCACCAGTGTTTCGCAGGATTGCGAGCCGGGACACCTTGATCTTCCCAAGTGTTTCGAATCGGTCCACCCCAGTCTGGGTAAGAACATGGCTCTTGATGTTCACGATGTTCTCAAGGTTTATTACAAG CTCTCTCTCGACGCCTTTATTCGTACCATCAATAACACCGTCATTGAGTCGTTCATCTCTGGTCAAGACGGGCCTGTTTTaggcctcaacaccaaccgaATCCTTAGTCTCtcggaagatgagatgaagattgTCGGCGGAGAGAACGAGAACACTGCCAGGAGACGTAAAGAGCTGGAGCATGATATTGAGAAGCTTCAAGGTGCCCTTACTATCGTCGATAGGGCCACTCGACAGACATCTGCCTTGGAGACAAATTGA
- a CDS encoding probable triacylglycerol lipase precursor: MLLLPLLSAITLAVASPVALDDYVNSLEERAVGVTTTDFSNFKFYIQHGAAAYCNSEAAAGSKITCSNNGCPTVQGNGATIVTSFVGSKTGIGGYVATDSARKEIVVSFRGSINIRNWLTNLDFGQEDCSLVSGCGVHSGFQRAWNEISSKATAAVASARKANPSFKVISTGHSLGGAVAVLAAANLRVGGTPVDIYTYGSPRVGNAQLSSFVSNQAGGEYRVTHADDPVPRLPPLIFGYRHTTPEFWLSGGGGDKVDYTISDVKVCEGAANLGCNGGTLGLDIAAHLHYFQATDACNAGGFSWRRYRSAESVDKRATMTDAELEKKLNSYVQMDKEYVKNNQART, encoded by the exons ATGCTTCTTCTACCACTCCTCTCGGCCATCACCCTCGCGGTAGCCAGCCCTGTAGCTCTCGACGACTACGTCAACTCTCTCGAGGAACGAG CTGTTGGCGTCACCACAACCGACTTCAGCAACTTCAAGTTCTACATCCAGCATGGCGCCGCAGCTTACTGCAACTCTGAAGCCGCAGCTGGTTCGAAGATCACCTGCTCCAACAATGGCTGTCCAACCGTTCAGGGCAACGGAGCTACCATCGTGACATCTTTCGT TGGCTCCAAGACAGGTATCGGTGGCTACGTCGCGACAGACTCTGCCCGAAAGGAAATCGTCGTCTCGTTCCGAGGAAGCATCAATATTCGAAACTGGCTTACCAACCTCGACTTCGGCCAGGAAGACTGTAGTCTCGTCTCTGGATGTGGTGTACACTCTGGCTTCCAGCGAGCCTGGAATGAGATCTCATCCAAAGcaactgctgctgttgcctCCGCCCGCAAGGCGAACCCTTCTTTCAAGGTCATCTCTACAGGCCACTCCCTCGGAGGTGCTGTGGCTGTCCTTGCTGCCGCAAACTTGAGAGTCGGTGGAACACCCGTCGATATCTACACCTACGGTTCTCCCCGTGTAGGAAACGCACAGCTCTCATCCTTCGTCTCAAACCAGGCTGGTGGAGAGTATCGCGTTACACACGCCGATGACCCCGTCCCCCGTCTCCCTCCTCTGATCTTCGGATACAGACACACGACTCCTGAGTTCTGGCTGTCCGGCGGTGGTGGCGATAAGGTCGACTACACTATCAGCGATGTCAAGGTCTGTGAGGGTGCTGCTAACCTTGGATGCAATGGTGGAACTCTTGGCTTGGACATTGCTGCTCATCTGCATTACTTCCAGGCGACTGACGCCTGTAACGCTGGCGGATTCTCCTGGCGACGATACAGAAGCGCTGAGAGCGTCGACAAGAGGGCCACCATGACtgatgctgagcttgagaagaagctgaactcTTACGTCCAGATGGATAAGGAGTATGTGAAGAATAACCAGGCCCGCACTTAA